The genomic window ACGGCGGCGGGTCATAGTGCGAGAAAATGTGCGTCACCACGGCCAGCCCCACCGGGAACAGGTCGTTCAACGTGGATTCGACAATGGACCACAGCGAAGGGTCCGCGGAAATCAGGCGGCTGAGCAGGTAGACGCCATACGCGATATGACGCGACTCGTCCTGCTTCAACTTGCCGATGCCTTCCCGCACGCCCGGCAGGATGCCGCAGCGGTCGATAATCGTGAAATAGGCGTGATACCCCGTTTCCGCGAGCATGCCTTCGACAATCATATTGTAGACGGTCGACGCGCGCGCCTGGGCCGCGGGCGAATGGTCCACTTCAAGGACGCGCAACGCCATAGGCAGCGCCTCGCACACGATCTTCCTGTAATTCGGCTCCTGGTAGGCGGTCAGGTCGGCCGGCGCCCCGCACACCTCCGCCAGCACGCGGCTGAAGAAGTCCACGTGCTTCGCCTCCTCCCACAGGAAGGTCGCCAGATACAACTCCTCCTCCGTCCGGCCCTCGTTCGCAACGACCCGGATAAGCGGCAGCAGGTCCAGCGTAACGGCCTCTTCGCCCGCGACGAACATCGACGACAGCCGCAGCACGATATCCTTTTCCTGGTGGTTGAGGCGGGCCCAGTCCGCCTTATCCTTCGAGAAATCGATCTCGCTCGGGTTCCAGACGCCCAGCTTCTTTGCGCGCTCGAACAGCAGCATGGGCGGCGTATCCCGGCGCAACCCCCGCGTGGTCGTCGTGAATCTGGAATGCGGCATGGCGGTCGGCTCCCTTCTGCTGCATGACGGCCATTCATTTTAACAGCCGGAGGCAAATCCGCCCAACCTGGCCCGGCACTGCGGAGGAACGCGGCCGAACAGGCAGGATAGCGCCTGACAGGAGCCCCCTAATTTGGACCCCGAAGCTTGACTTGCGCGGAGGGGGATCATTATGGTAGGCTGGTGAGCGTGGTACTGTGTCTCTTTGATGGCTCGATGCGTGGCGTCCTGCTATCGAATGGACGGTCCAGGCACCGAGGAACGATACCTGCCGGGAAAGAGGTATCATCGAAGAATGTTCCGCGCCATGAACACATGATTCGATTGAACTGAAACCAGATGGCGCGCCAGGAAGAGAAGCGATGAAACTGTATGTAGGCAATCTCCCGTACCAGACGAACGACCACTCCCTTGAAGCCCTGTTCCAGGCTTACGGCGAGGTCGAATCCGCCAAGGTCATCACGGACCGCGACAGCGGCCGCTCGAAGGGCTTTGGTTTCGTCGAAATGCCAAACCGCGAAGAAGCGTTGGCTGCGATCGACGGGCTCAACGGCAAAGAAGTCGATGGGCGCACGATCACGGTTAACGAAGCGCGTCCGAAGCCGGCAGGCGGCGGCGGCGGCGGCGGTGGCCGCGGCGGCCGTGGCGGCTACGGCGGCGGCGGCGGCGGCGGCTACGGCGGCGGACGCGGGCGCTACTAGCTCCCACTCCCCCATCCGATAATTCCGACCTCAGGCAGGGAAGGTGTGTCTGCGCCTTCCCGCCTGAGTTATTTTCCCCATATCTGGCAGATAGGGGACGGCACAAGCGCCTCCGTGCTTCGCGGGGGAAGCGCGCCTGACCCCGGTGCTGTCAAGGGAATGGGCGCGCCCCGGCGCGGGCCGTCACGCCCGAAGTGCTTCCTCGACCCGGCGGCACGTGTCGTCTATTTCTTCCGGCTTGATAAAACCGACCGTGACCGCGTGAATGCAGCCAAGCCCGAGCACGTACCGCAGCGACTCGGTCAGCCGGTCGGCGCACTTGCCCTCCCCCGCGACCTTCATGCCGATCATGCCCTTGCCGTTGTCCCAGGCGCGCTGCAACACGCCCACGACCTCTTCCTGCGTGCCGTCCATGTGCAGGCCGTACGGGTTGATGCGCGAGAGCATTACGTCGACCCAGGGGTGTTCCGAGGCCACCTTCATCGCATCGAGGTTGTGGCACGAGACGCCGTGCGCGCGGACCAGGCCCTTTTCCTTCGCCTCCGCCAGCACGTCCATGCACGGCTTCAGTTTTTCGGCCCAATCGCCCGACTGCATGCAATGCAGCAGCACGATATCGAGATAGTCGGTCTGCAATTCCTGCCGGAAGCGCTCGATGTCCGCGCGGCACACCTCCGGATGCTTCGCGCCCGTTTTCGTCAGCAACATCACTTGGCTCCGGTCCATCGACGCCTCGCGCATCGCATCGCGCAGATACTCGTGGGCCCCGTACGAGTCGGACATGTCGAAATAACGCAGACCGCGCTCGTAAGCGTGCGCGATCGTCCGCATGAACGCGTCGCGGCCTTGCCGGTTCTGCGCGGACGATTTCCGGCTCGCCTGCGTGCCCGTGCCCATGCCCAGCAACGTCGAGACGATCCCGGTTTTCCCAAGCGTCACCGGCGAGGTCGCGCACGACGGTTTGGCGGCCTCGGCCAATGACACGCGCGGCGCGCCCGCACTCAACGCCGCCGCGGCGGCGGCCTGCATGAAACTCCGGCGATTGATCCGATTCACGGCGGCTTCTCCTGTTGCTCCCGGCCCTTTGCAAGAGGATTATACAGAATCCACAAGTGGCTTGGCGTTCCTCTACCAGCATTCCGACTGCAACGGTCTTCACCATCCGTGCATTGAACAGCCAAGCGAGTAACGCACTCGTATTCCCTTGACTTCTCTGCATACATAAAGTAATGTTTCTGCTGGAAAAATGAGCAAGTAAGCCAAGGCAATTGATTGCGGCGGAAGAGAGGGGATATTCTCGATGCATCGGGTTATTATCACAGAGAATCAACTCGATGAATTCGTGCGCGCAAATGCTGAATATGCTAAAGGACTGATAGTTGAGTTGGTTTGTCGTCTCGTCTGCGCATCGGCTCCAAATCCGCGAAAAAGACGGTTCCCCCTTGGCGATAGTATTGGCCAATCAGGCCCCGATGGAATCCTTGATACATAGACTGATTACCAGCCATTTGTGCCCGCAGGCACTAGTTATTGGGAGGTCGGAACAGCGCTAAGAGCACGAGAGAAAGCGAGCAAAGATTACGATGATTGCACCCAGGCAGTGCTAGCTCCTGCGCGTATCGAATCAACCTTTATCTTTGTGACGCCTCTTTCGGGAAGAAGGGGTTTTCCACATACTTGGACGCGCAACGGCCAAGCCTCCTGGATTGACGAGAAGCGCCAGCGATGCGAGTGGAAAGATGTTCGAATCTTGGACGGGACCAATCTGGTTGACTGGATGAGTCACTTTCCTTCCGTTCAGCGACGGCTCGCCAGACAAATGAATCTGCTTGCCGAAGGCTTTACGACGCCAGAACTACATTGGGCAGAGCTGCGAAGAACGGGCGAGCCTCCTCCGCTGTTTTCTGAAGTATTCCTCGCGAGTAGGGACGAGGCCTGCAAGGCCATGCCTGGCGTTGGCGAGATGCGAATTGCTGTGCGTTATGAGGTCACATCGGTGTCCGGTGACACGCGGACGGCACTACTGAAACCGATCTGTGCCATGACCTTCACCAAAGGTGCTGGTGCCACGACGACGGTTGAATTGCAGACATCCTCCGTGGACGGCTGGATTTTGTTCGATGTCGAGAAGGGATGACCTGTGCGCCGAACAGCGGGGGATAAAGATTGATTGACGGGTTGGGCCGCCAATATTGACCACCGGAAGGAGCCAAGCGCGCACAGATTCCGTGCGGTCTAGCATTTGCGAGGCACAACTCAATGATGCTAAACTGAACTCTATTGTCCGGCTTGACACGCAGTGCGTCGGCGGTAAGGCACGCCCTCTATGCCATGCGAACTGGGAATACTTCGAGACGGAACAGCCGAAAAGGGGCATTGAGGTCTCCTCGGAAGATGGCGTGGGTTCGACGGCAGCAGTGCGGAGGGGGCAAGTGTGAAGGTTAATGCAACGGGTAGATTCGTGTTGCGCATTCTCTCGTTCAGAAGGACCTGTCGCGTATGATGTCTCATAAGGTCTCATCGGATAGTCCGGAAAGCAGGGAAGGCATGCATGGAATGATGACATTCCTGATGGAATTGTATCCCGGTGCCACGTACGCCGACTCATTTCCGGCTGCCCTCGCGTATTCATATCCGGACATCGCAGAAGCCTGGAAAAATGCAGAGTTCTGGCCAAGGAAATGGTGGGAACGATCTGTCGCTGACCTTAGAGAGGCCGCCGGAAGAGAACGCCGCGAGCACGAAGAGCGTTTGGAGAAATGGCTCGCAGGCGAGAGATTTGAAAGATGTAGTGATTGCCTTGGAAGGGGGACGGTGTGCGTCGGTACACACTCCGTTACAGTCCGTGGTTACCTCGTCCATGGCCAAAGCTCCTCGGGGAGAGACTCCATTGCCGCTGGTGGAAACCGTCTCCCTAGGCCAACGGGACCCCGCGTGGTGCCGGGCGAATGCCCCACTTGTGGAGGTACAGGCCGAGTAATCAAGGTAACAACGGCAACTCGGTATGCCCGGCCGATCTGTGGACCCAGCGATCCCTCGCAATGGACGCCGGTCGGCTCGCGATACGAAGAAGAGGTGGCGTGTCCGACATGTGACGGAGGAAGGACCGTCACAACGACAGAGCAAGCGGTCTGGGAAGAATGTGGCCGTTGCAAAGGCGAAGGCCGAGTTCCGGTCTCTCACCCGGAACAGCCGGAAGACCTGGAACGCATTGTCCGAAGAATGGACAAAATGCCTGACCTGATCCGACGGAACTTTGATTTCGTATCACTGAGATCTGTTCTTGCAGCCCCTGCACTTGGGGAGCGGCTCCTATCAATGTTCTCACGTTCTCAAGATGCGCGGCAGGAGGCGAGCCGTTTCATATCGGACCTGTTTCAGAAAGGCGGATACTCACTCGCACGAGCGACACTTGCGTACATTGAACTCTCTGGAAGACGCGACCACCCGGGGACATTGGCCGAACATAGCCTTGCGCTTGATTTCATGCTGGAGCTGAGGACGACTTTCCGGGGGACGGTATTCATTGAGCATTTCGATGAGATCAGTCGTACGGCAAAGGGGATAGCTGAGTCTCTCCATTCCACCGCCATTTCTGATGCGGCGTTGAACCTGTTTCGAGAGCTTACCAGAGGAGAGGTTAACAAGGCTGTACAGGCCTTAAGCCGAGCGTGGAGATCAATCAAACAACCACAACCTGTCGGTTCGCCGGAACGAAGAGCTGCAGCAGGGAAACTTCGAAACCTGCTTTCGATGGTCTCGCGTTTTCCTGAAGAGGAACAGAATCAAATGGGCGTCGAAGAGGCCGTCGCAGAACTGAAGGCCTATGAAGATTCTGGCATTGATCCAGAAGAGTCGACTTCGGCGCAACTTGCGGGCAATAACGGAGAGAGGATAGAGGAGAGGCCCCAGGAACTCACGGGGCTTCAGTCGATGTTCTTTTTTGGAGGCATGCTTTTTGCGGTTACCGTTGCGGTTGTCTGCTGGTGGAAACTGGGACTTGGACTCATCACGAGTTGCTGGATTCTACTCTTGACATTCGTTCTCTTCGGAATATCAATCCCAATGTTTTTGGAATCACCTTCGATGTCGCAGGCGGATGAGGCGAAGGGACTACTATGGGGATCGATCGCAGGGTTGGCGGTCACCGGATTGACGTGCTCCATTGGACTTGGCATGTTCTGGTGTTTGGGCTTAAGCATCTGCGCGGCATTGGCCGTTCTCGGATTCTTATTCTCCGGATCTGCGGAAAGGTGAAATCCCGGGGTGGTATTGACACGCTCGTGTCCAGAGTCGCCACTCCATCCGTGCAAACATTGGCAACTACTGTCGTTCGCATTTATTCGTCCTCGTTGGTGCCATTCAACTTACATCATCTGCCACCAGCACGAAAGCTGCTTTTCGCGATACAAACGCCCACCAAGAAACTCTCCATCAACACAAACACTATGCCCCTGCTTGCGCGCGGATGAGGTTGAGCGCGCCGCCGGCCTTGTACCACGCGACCTGGGCGTCGTTGTACGAGTGGTTGACGTTGAACTCGTCCGTTGTGCCGTCGGCGTGTCGCAGCACGAACTTCAGGGGCTTGCCCGGCGCGAACGTGTCGAGCCCGAGGATATCGATCTCGTCGTCTTCGCGAATTCTGTCGTAGTCGGCGGGATTCGCGAAAGTGAGCGCGAGCATGCCCTGCTTTTTCAGGTTGGTTTCGTGGATGCGCGCGAAACTCTTCACCAGCACGGCGCGCACGCCGAGATGCCGCGGCTGCATGGCCGCGTGTTCGCGCGACGAGCCCTCGCCGTAGTTGTCATCGCCCACGACGATGCTGCCGATGCCCTGCGCCTTGTACGCGCGCTGCACCTTGGGCACTTCGCCGTATTCGCCCGTGAGCACGTTCTTCACCTTGTTCGCCTCGTCGTTGAACGCGTTGATGGCGCCGGTGAGCGTGTTGTCTGAGATATTGTCCAGATGCCCCCGGAAGCGCAGCCACGGCCCGGCCATCGAGATGTGGTCGGTTGTGCACTTGCCCTTCGCCTTGATCAGCAGGCGCAGCCTTTTCAGTGCGCCTTCCGTGTTCGGCTTGAACGGTTCGAGCAGTTGCAGACGCTTCGAGTCCGGCTGCACCCGCACCACAACGCCGCTGCCGTCGGCGGCGGGCGCGGCATAGCCCGGGTCGTCGCAGCCGAAGCCGTTCGGCGGCAACTCGACGGGCGTGGGCGGGTCGAGCCGCACGGGGTGTCCCTCCTCGTTCATCAGGGTATCCGTCGCGGGGTTGAACGCGAGGTCGCCCGCGAGCGCGAGCGCCGTCACCAGCGCGGGCGACGCGACGAACGCGTGCGTTTTCGGGTTGCCGTCATTGCGTTTGGCGAAATTGCGGTTGAACGAAGTGACAATCGTGTTCGGCTGGTCGCTGCCGCCGTGGCGGTGGCGCGCCCATTGGCCGATGCACGGCCCGCACGCGTTCGCCATCACCACGCCGCCGATGGCCTCGAAATCCTGGAGCAGGCCGTCGCGCTCGATAGTCGCACGCACCTGCTCGGAGCCCGGCGTGACCGTGAACTCGGCCTTCGCCTTCAGTTTCTTTTCGCGCGCCTGCCGCGCAATCGAGGCCGCCGCGGTCATGTCCTCGTAAGACGAATTCGTGCACGAACCGATGAGCC from Candidatus Hydrogenedentota bacterium includes these protein-coding regions:
- a CDS encoding R2-like ligand-binding oxidase gives rise to the protein MPHSRFTTTTRGLRRDTPPMLLFERAKKLGVWNPSEIDFSKDKADWARLNHQEKDIVLRLSSMFVAGEEAVTLDLLPLIRVVANEGRTEEELYLATFLWEEAKHVDFFSRVLAEVCGAPADLTAYQEPNYRKIVCEALPMALRVLEVDHSPAAQARASTVYNMIVEGMLAETGYHAYFTIIDRCGILPGVREGIGKLKQDESRHIAYGVYLLSRLISADPSLWSIVESTLNDLFPVGLAVVTHIFSHYDPPPFGVSQDEFLGYAAAQYQKRFQRLERARDLSFDQVIAETQTVVETGDA
- a CDS encoding RNA-binding protein, whose product is MKLYVGNLPYQTNDHSLEALFQAYGEVESAKVITDRDSGRSKGFGFVEMPNREEALAAIDGLNGKEVDGRTITVNEARPKPAGGGGGGGGRGGRGGYGGGGGGGYGGGRGRY
- a CDS encoding aldo/keto reductase — protein: MNRINRRSFMQAAAAAALSAGAPRVSLAEAAKPSCATSPVTLGKTGIVSTLLGMGTGTQASRKSSAQNRQGRDAFMRTIAHAYERGLRYFDMSDSYGAHEYLRDAMREASMDRSQVMLLTKTGAKHPEVCRADIERFRQELQTDYLDIVLLHCMQSGDWAEKLKPCMDVLAEAKEKGLVRAHGVSCHNLDAMKVASEHPWVDVMLSRINPYGLHMDGTQEEVVGVLQRAWDNGKGMIGMKVAGEGKCADRLTESLRYVLGLGCIHAVTVGFIKPEEIDDTCRRVEEALRA
- a CDS encoding aconitate hydratase — encoded protein: MAFDFDTIKGVYARLPERVAAARELLGRPMTLAEKILYSHLRAGTPAQAYSRGESYVDFAPDRVAMQDATAQMALLQFMQAGKAKTAVPSTVHCDHLIQADAGAAADLKKSLDLNREVFDFLASVSNKYGIGFWKPGAGIIHQVVLENYAFPGGMMIGTDSHTPNAGGLGMLAIGVGGADAVDVMSGMAWELKFPKLIGVHLTGKLSGWASPKDVILKVAGILTVKGGTGAVVEYFGEGAENLSCTGKGTICNMGAEIGATTSTFAFDESMVRYLESTARPDVAAAARQVAEHLRPDPEVYQDPARYFDHVIEIDLSALEPHLNGPFTPDRATPVSQMRVECEKNGWPHAVEVGLIGSCTNSSYEDMTAAASIARQAREKKLKAKAEFTVTPGSEQVRATIERDGLLQDFEAIGGVVMANACGPCIGQWARHRHGGSDQPNTIVTSFNRNFAKRNDGNPKTHAFVASPALVTALALAGDLAFNPATDTLMNEEGHPVRLDPPTPVELPPNGFGCDDPGYAAPAADGSGVVVRVQPDSKRLQLLEPFKPNTEGALKRLRLLIKAKGKCTTDHISMAGPWLRFRGHLDNISDNTLTGAINAFNDEANKVKNVLTGEYGEVPKVQRAYKAQGIGSIVVGDDNYGEGSSREHAAMQPRHLGVRAVLVKSFARIHETNLKKQGMLALTFANPADYDRIREDDEIDILGLDTFAPGKPLKFVLRHADGTTDEFNVNHSYNDAQVAWYKAGGALNLIRAQAGA